The Candidatus Nitrospira nitrosa genome segment GAATAACCGTGGATCAATTGGTCTGTCAAGCGAATGACAGATTACCAGGAATCAAAACTGATGGGCTCTTCGCGAATCCAGATTTCGATCCCGTGTTGCCATTTTAATCGTCGCGCGACTGCGTTCAGTGCTCGTGCATCCGCGTGGTTGGGATCGAATGGATCACGAATTGTCTTCAATTTTTCCTTTTTGAGTGGAGGCTTATAGCCAAGGTCCTTCATCGCGAGGGCCACCAGGTTCAATTGAAAGAAGCGGGGCGTTTGATTCAGCTCAACCAACGTCACTTCCTCTGTTCCCTCTGCAGTGCGATGCGTGCGGTAGAGCTCAATGACACGGCCTTTCAGGTGGGTCCGTTCTGACTCGGTGAATTCAAGCAAGGCCAACTCTACGAGGAGTGCGTTTGTCGCGCCATTGAATGACGGCATATCGAGCAGTTTGCTGAGAAATCCCATTGATAGCCTCGCGGTAAGATCGTGAAGTTTACGTGAGAGTGTACTGAAATAGGTCGTGTTTTTCTAGACTGCAAAAAGAGGGGGATGACGGCTAAGGATCAGTCCAAATGTGACCAACATTCCGCTATTTGAAGAGACCCTTGATGGCCTGGGTCGCGGAGTCTACCGTTTCCTGGATGGTGTTGGTGGCGGTATGCATACCAGCTGCTGTCATGGCCGTGCTGACCTGCTGTACGATCGAGGCGAGGATCTGGTTGGTGACTTCTCCGGCGGTAACTCCGTCCGATTTCTTGCCGATGTCTTGGAGATGCACGTCGGGGATCGGCACCGAGACGGCTTTGCCATTGAGCAGTTCGGCACTCATGTGGGCTCTTGCGGACTTCACGTACAGATGTTCGATGAGGAGTTTCTTGCCGGATTCCGAGCGCTGAGCCTTCTGCTGGTCATGGCCGATGGCGCGTTCGATGTTGCGTCGTAGTACATCGAGGTTACTGTTGCCGGCGGCATACTCGTACATGATTTCCGGTTTGAGAAGGATGAGTTCTTTGATCCGGATCACGTCGGTCGTCAGCGACCTGATATCGAGCGTCATGCTGATTTCGTCAAGCGACAGAGCCTGTTTGGTCTTGAAGCCGGCGGGATTGCCGACCACCAGGCCGTACAAAGCCGCTTTGCCGTCGAGAGGATTGATGGTGGTGTTTGAGAGACTGATGGATACAC includes the following:
- a CDS encoding AsmA family protein; this translates as MKKLLISIAALGVVTVAGSLWWLPNSLDAQVASAIRRYGPEITGVSISLSNTTINPLDGKAALYGLVVGNPAGFKTKQALSLDEISMTLDIRSLTTDVIRIKELILLKPEIMYEYAAGNSNLDVLRRNIERAIGHDQQKAQRSESGKKLLIEHLYVKSARAHMSAELLNGKAVSVPIPDVHLQDIGKKSDGVTAGEVTNQILASIVQQVSTAMTAAGMHTATNTIQETVDSATQAIKGLFK